A genomic region of Caenorhabditis elegans chromosome V contains the following coding sequences:
- the F36H9.7 gene encoding UPAR/Ly6 domain-containing protein (Confirmed by transcript evidence) encodes MLPQLLLFTILPISTLGLECFTCGVFLSAPEPMCRGEIRNNSCAPENLGCLSIIGHKADGTYYVEKRCAEKTDDLTDGCINIGIRGIAAKQCLCKTDLCNSSPGQPFRTCLGLGLLGFLYAFWRIV; translated from the exons atgcTCCCACAGCTGCTCCTGTTCACAATACTCCCAATTTCGACGCTCGGTCTGGAATGCTTCACGTGTGGAGTTTTCCTGTCGGCTCCGGAGCCAATGTGTCGCGGTGAAATCCGAAATAACTCGTGTGCTCCCGAAAATCTTGGATGCTTATCGATTATTGGCCATAAAGCA gacGGAACCTATTATGTAGAAAAACGATGCGCTGAGAAAACCGATGATTTAACGGATGGATGCATTAATATCGGAATCAGAGG CATCGCCGCCAAGCAATGTTTGTGCAAAACGGATCTCTGTAATTCGAGCCCCGGCCAGCCGTTCCGCACCTGCCTCGGATTAGGACTGCTTGGCTTCCTCTACGCGTTTTGGagaattgtttga
- the F36H9.4 gene encoding TIL domain-containing protein (Confirmed by transcript evidence), whose translation MNFWTICLSIFILFASVLAAPKKCGPNEDFKECGTACEANCAEGHVMFCTMQCIVNVCQCKDGFFRNKDKKCVPRNKC comes from the exons ATGAATTTTTGGACG atCTGCCTCTCAATCTTCATCCTGTTCGCTTCAGTTTTGGCAGCACCGA aaaaatgcggACCAAATGAGGATTTCAAAGAGTGCGGAACTGCTTGTGAAGCCAACTGCGCCGAAGGACACGtg atgttctgCACAATGCAATGCATTGTAAACGTGTGCCAGTGCAAGGATGGTTTCTTCCGTAACAAGGATAAGAAATGTGTTCCACGCAACAAATGCTAA
- the F36H9.4 gene encoding TIL domain-containing protein (Confirmed by transcript evidence), translated as MFCTMQCIVNVCQCKDGFFRNKDKKCVPRNKC; from the coding sequence atgttctgCACAATGCAATGCATTGTAAACGTGTGCCAGTGCAAGGATGGTTTCTTCCGTAACAAGGATAAGAAATGTGTTCCACGCAACAAATGCTAA
- the F36H9.5 gene encoding uncharacterized protein (Confirmed by transcript evidence) gives MPSHTFTVNTDEYRPAEWGEDSEDFCVKVPRTSRENQQLKYGHVEDDNVDIAYLDFPLLRASLIFTFISVTAFVAAVLAALPTNYTPLLDEELVDNSIIIWYGAKVYRCRTFFTYPKDGLLSILNLLELNVWGNVIFRLATCLTIAVRFFQSIVFRNLLINGFWREVPNPMFRWLCDLLPMLTLIETTALAMFSIITMHSDFKEINHFCKSTFAIVSVVNMCIPTIFHFVLSINSSKKAEASIVFVRAVCAVVFGYCAPQYFQFHIGWTKESLCHSYIPRHFAIMEYSLFLAYITFHLLSLLDLHHLQFICYPRSCSGECEPLAPVNFEKGEKYEHCRAFEYNQWRLKNTYK, from the exons ATGCCATCACACACCTTTACAGTAAATACAGATGAATACCGGCCAGCCGAGTGGGGAGAAGACTCAGAGGATTTCTGTGTAAag GTGCCCCGAACCAGCAGAGAAAACCAGCAACTAAAGTATGGCCACGTGGAAGATGACAATGTAGACATAGCGTATCTAGATTTTCCATTACTTCGTGCCAGTCTTATATTCACTTTTATTTCGGTTACAGCATTTGTTG cggCGGTGCTCGCAGCCCTacctacaaactacacaccTCTGCTAGATGAAGAACTGGTGGATAATTCAATCATTATTTGGTACGGCGCTAAAGTTTATCGGTGTAGG accttTTTCACATACCCAAAAGATGGCCTACTTTCAATTCTGAATCTTTTGGAATTAAATGTTTGGGGCAATGTGATATTCCGACTTGCCACATGCCTAACAATTgctgttcgattttttcagagcaTTGTGTTCAG AAATCTTCTTATCAATggtttttggcgggaagtaCCAAATCCAATGTTTCGGTGGCTTTGTGACTTGCTGCCAATGTTGACTTTAATTGAGACCACCGCGTTAGCCATGTTTAGCATTATCACAATGCACAGTGATTTTAAAG aaataaaccATTTCTGCAAATCCACCTTCGCAATTGTATCAGTTGTCAACATGTGTATCCccacaattttccattttgttttatcaattaacAGTTCAAAG aaagcCGAAGCAAGTATTGTATTTGTGCGTGCAGTTTGTGCAGTTGTCTTCGGTTACTGTGCTCCACAGTATTTCCAGTTCCATATTGGATGGACCAAGGAGTCGTTGTGCCATTCTTACA TTCCCCGCCACTTTGCCATCATGGAGTACAGCCTGTTCTTGGCCTATATCACATTCCATCTCCTTTCGCTTTTGGATCTACACCACCTTCAATTCATCTGCTATCCACGTTCTTGTAGTGGAGAATGTGAGCCGCTGGCTCCAGTCAACTTTGAAAAGGGAGAAAAGTATGAGCATTGCCGAGCATTCGAATACAACCAATGGAGGCTCAAGAACACTTATAAATAA
- the F36H9.2 gene encoding DUF7622 domain-containing protein (Confirmed by transcript evidence): MKTFLILAMLIEDIVTIKCNCLGSMGEFCDNGFCETTSYCMTSWVSINGQITAQDCLTTRTDLSDRQCQTNRKGLVSCVCSTDMCNVDTFSIPTDIVLTAPPTIKCYNKFVDDDNFCFGQFCRYSRQLVPNDFGDVQISSFFPERGCSDLEYNHDLASMNVCYTNDEMIVCQCNTEFCNKDQPFDVPMGNLLCYYNSNGKPGNIPGMKYCRGHLCYVHTNYDIISRGCINVSDGGPEELKKKGGYLLYRFCDEDLCNGEITADPVVNVEGSGNLS, encoded by the exons ATGAAGACTTTTCTTATTCTTGCGATGCTTATTGAAGATATTGTTACCATTAAGTGTAATTGTTTGGGGAGTATggg cgaattttgtGACAATGGATTTTGTGAAACAACTTCGTATTGCATGACTTCTTGGGTTTCTATCAACGGACAGATCACTGctcag GACTGTTTGACAACCCGCACCGATCTATCGGATCGACAGTGTCAGACGAATCGGAAGGGACTCGTTTCGTGCGTCT GTAGCACTGATATGTGTAACGTCGACACGTTTTCTATTCCGACGGATATTGTTCTCACTGCCCCACCAACAATCAAATGCTATAATAAGTTTGTGGATGATGATAATTTCTGTTTTGGGCAATTTTGCAGGTACTCAAGACAGTTG GTACCAAATGACTTTGGCGATGTGcaaatttcctcattttttcctgAACGGGGATGTAGTGATTTGGAAT ataatcaTGACCTCGCCTCAATGAATGTTTGCTACACGAACGATGAAATGATCGTATGTCAATGTAACAcagaattttgcaataaaGATCAGCCATTCGATGTGCCGATGGGAAATTTACTGTGTTATTACAACTCTAACGGCAAGCCAGGAAACATTCCTGGAATGAAGTACTGTCGAG GTCACCTATGTTACGTGCATACTAATTATGATATCATCAGTCGAGGCTGTATTAACGTTAGTGATGGTGGTCCGGAAGAGCTGAAAAAGAAGGGCGGATATTTGTTATACAGATTTTGTGATGAAGACTTGTGCAATGGAGAAATAACTGCAGATCCAGTTGTGAATGTGGAAGGTTCTGGGAACCTCAGTTGA
- the F36H9.2 gene encoding DUF7622 domain-containing protein (Confirmed by transcript evidence) — translation MTSWVSINGQITAQDCLTTRTDLSDRQCQTNRKGLVSCVCSTDMCNVDTFSIPTDIVLTAPPTIKCYNKFVDDDNFCFGQFCRYSRQLVPNDFGDVQISSFFPERGCSDLEYNHDLASMNVCYTNDEMIVCQCNTEFCNKDQPFDVPMGNLLCYYNSNGKPGNIPGMKYCRGHLCYVHTNYDIISRGCINVSDGGPEELKKKGGYLLYRFCDEDLCNGEITADPVVNVEGSGNLS, via the exons ATGACTTCTTGGGTTTCTATCAACGGACAGATCACTGctcag GACTGTTTGACAACCCGCACCGATCTATCGGATCGACAGTGTCAGACGAATCGGAAGGGACTCGTTTCGTGCGTCT GTAGCACTGATATGTGTAACGTCGACACGTTTTCTATTCCGACGGATATTGTTCTCACTGCCCCACCAACAATCAAATGCTATAATAAGTTTGTGGATGATGATAATTTCTGTTTTGGGCAATTTTGCAGGTACTCAAGACAGTTG GTACCAAATGACTTTGGCGATGTGcaaatttcctcattttttcctgAACGGGGATGTAGTGATTTGGAAT ataatcaTGACCTCGCCTCAATGAATGTTTGCTACACGAACGATGAAATGATCGTATGTCAATGTAACAcagaattttgcaataaaGATCAGCCATTCGATGTGCCGATGGGAAATTTACTGTGTTATTACAACTCTAACGGCAAGCCAGGAAACATTCCTGGAATGAAGTACTGTCGAG GTCACCTATGTTACGTGCATACTAATTATGATATCATCAGTCGAGGCTGTATTAACGTTAGTGATGGTGGTCCGGAAGAGCTGAAAAAGAAGGGCGGATATTTGTTATACAGATTTTGTGATGAAGACTTGTGCAATGGAGAAATAACTGCAGATCCAGTTGTGAATGTGGAAGGTTCTGGGAACCTCAGTTGA
- the F36H9.2 gene encoding DUF7622 domain-containing protein (Confirmed by transcript evidence), with amino-acid sequence MCNVDTFSIPTDIVLTAPPTIKCYNKFVDDDNFCFGQFCRYSRQLVPNDFGDVQISSFFPERGCSDLEYNHDLASMNVCYTNDEMIVCQCNTEFCNKDQPFDVPMGNLLCYYNSNGKPGNIPGMKYCRGHLCYVHTNYDIISRGCINVSDGGPEELKKKGGYLLYRFCDEDLCNGEITADPVVNVEGSGNLS; translated from the exons ATGTGTAACGTCGACACGTTTTCTATTCCGACGGATATTGTTCTCACTGCCCCACCAACAATCAAATGCTATAATAAGTTTGTGGATGATGATAATTTCTGTTTTGGGCAATTTTGCAGGTACTCAAGACAGTTG GTACCAAATGACTTTGGCGATGTGcaaatttcctcattttttcctgAACGGGGATGTAGTGATTTGGAAT ataatcaTGACCTCGCCTCAATGAATGTTTGCTACACGAACGATGAAATGATCGTATGTCAATGTAACAcagaattttgcaataaaGATCAGCCATTCGATGTGCCGATGGGAAATTTACTGTGTTATTACAACTCTAACGGCAAGCCAGGAAACATTCCTGGAATGAAGTACTGTCGAG GTCACCTATGTTACGTGCATACTAATTATGATATCATCAGTCGAGGCTGTATTAACGTTAGTGATGGTGGTCCGGAAGAGCTGAAAAAGAAGGGCGGATATTTGTTATACAGATTTTGTGATGAAGACTTGTGCAATGGAGAAATAACTGCAGATCCAGTTGTGAATGTGGAAGGTTCTGGGAACCTCAGTTGA
- the F36H9.1 gene encoding DUF7622 domain-containing protein (Partially confirmed by transcript evidence): protein MNVFSIFALGFLFKNCSCFQCYCQGQNGDNCVNGFCETENYCIKSWIVANGADCLNTRTDLSDRQCQKNRRGLVSCICNSDKCNDDSFTIPSDVVLTIPPVIKCFSQDLIEDNYCFGHYCTYEQEYIRNDFGDAYTSINSPSRGCSDLEYAEDLNSPNMCRLLNGLLECQCSTPYCNRDQPFEVPMGNTLCYYREGEYDSKNIPARKHCRGHVCVARIDKKVKELGCLSVSDGAPEESKTSGANMYFKFCNEDECNGDYIVETSTPQIEANSVIE from the exons atgaacgttttttcaatattcgctttaggttttttatttaaaaattgttcctgTTTTCAGTGCTATTGTCAAGGACAAAATGG cGATAATTGTGTGAACGGATTTTGTGAAACGGAAAATTATTGTATAAAATCTTGGATTGTGGCAAATGGGGCA GACTGTTTAAACACTCGTACTGATCTATCCGACCGacaatgtcaaaaaaatcggaGAGGACTGGTCTCGTGTATTT GTAACTCTGATAAATGCAACGATGACTCGTTTACAATACCATCGGATGTTGTTCTTACCATACCACCAGTCATCAAATGTTTCTCACAAGACTTGATTGAAGATAACTACTGTTTCGGGCACTATTGCACGTATGAACAGGAATAC atCAGAAATGACTTTGGAGATGCATATACCAGCATTAATAGTCCGTCTCGTGGTTGCAGTGACTTGGAAT ATGCAGAAGACCTGAACTCCCCGAACATGTGCAGATTGCTCAACGGATTGCTAGAATGTCAGTGCTCCACGCCATACTGCAATCGAGATCAACCGTTTGAAGTACCCATGGGAAACACATTATGCTATTATAGAGAAGGTGAATATGattcgaaaaatattccaGCACGGAAACACTGTCGAG GTCACGTGTGTGTTGCACGCATcgacaaaaaagttaaagagCTGGGCTGCCTGAGTGTCAGTGATGGAGCCCCGGAGGAGTCAAAAACCAGTGGTgcaaacatgtattttaagtTTTGTAACGAAGACGAGTGCAACGGAGATTATATTGTAGAAACGAGTACACCACAAATTGAGGCAAATTCTGTCATAGAATAA
- the F36H9.10 gene encoding Activin_recp domain-containing protein (Partially confirmed by transcript evidence): MKHTLLILTFVTVFPQEIVGIQCYCEGHFGVTCIDGYCESTSYCMKTWILANSQGCQETFADLSELTCQTNRKGLVSCFCNTDKCNDDSFEIPTDVVLTVPPVMKCFEDDLNEDNYCYGHYCIYERDLTRNEFGDVFPRTAKPRRGCSDPNYTQDLSRKNMCKIENDWLQCICDTEFCNREQNIEVPLGNVICYLSKRDQSERTKYCIGQKCYLFYEDINNVKEKGCSSVNDEAPEEEKRLGKLGYYTYCDENLCNGDLLPSIE; this comes from the exons atgaagCATACTTTATTAATTCTTACTTTCGTGACGGTTTTTCCACAAGAAATTGTCGGAATTCAGTGTTACTGTGAAGGGCATTTTGg cGTTACTTGTATCGACGGATATTGTGAATCAACTTCTTATTGTATGAAAACGTGGATTTTGGCAAACAGCCAG gGATGTCAAGAAACATTTGCCGACTTATCGGAACTAACATGCCAGACAAATCGAAAAGGACTTGTTTCGtgttttt gcaaCACTGACAAATGCAATGATGATTCGTTTGAAATTCCAACAGATGTTGTGCTTACCGTACCGCCAGTCATGAAATGCTTCGAAGATGACTTAAATGAAGATAATTATTGCTATGGACACTACTGCATATACGAGCGTGATCTT ACTCGAAATGAATTTGGCGATGTATTCCCGAGAACCGCCAAACCTAGAAGAGGATGTAGTGACCCAAACT ACACTCAAGATTTGTCTCGTAAAAATatgtgcaaaattgaaaacgatTGGCTCCAATGCATTTGTGATACAGAGTTCTGCAATCGAGAACAGAACATTGAAGTGCCGTTGGGCAACGTGATATGCTATTTAAGTAAAAGAGATCAATCTGAAAGAACCAAGTACTGCATAG gtCAAAAGTGCTATTTATTCTACGAAGACATTAATAATGTCAAAGAAAAGGGATGTTCAAGCGTTAATGACGAGGCtccagaagaagaaaaacggcTGGGAAAATTAGGTTATTATACATATTGCGATGAGAATTTGTGCAATGGAGATTTGCTCCCAAgtattgaataa
- the srt-41 gene encoding Serpentine Receptor, class T (Confirmed by transcript evidence), whose product MEWLIVKGGDVNSIYNFNCNDKYETPELWTEKEGTPRPLLGYIDLMYGVIIMLLYVPCLTVMLKKENIRLSCFKIMFLLGFVDLCAIGVNSVTTGILLIEGAVYCSHPLTIFIAGALGLGFWCSACMICLLLVLNRVLDILFPTLVKKYFSGSRTTMVLMIPVCYGLYFAFFTPPLLFTSKYQAWFFDPFIYENKTLEYQNFPHTANNLFIVVATCALYGYFCAAIAKQFRKRVESTNKKSHTQIFLQSTLICMVNFVAAMIYVYMQFFPVADFVIVIGHISWQLGHGCPAFIYLFMNTTIRSGVSKLFRIKGGRVNSRTTATVSVVGKPGTHQSISAH is encoded by the exons TGACAAGTACGAGACTCCTGAGCTGTGGACTGAAAAAGAAGGAACACCTCGCCCACTGTTGGGATATATCGATCTGATGTACGGTGTGATAATCATGTTGCTCTACGTTCCATGCTTGACTGTCATGCTCAAAAAGGAGAATATAAGGttatcatgtttcaaaattatgtttctaCTTGGTTTCGTGGATTTGTGTGCAATTG gcGTCAACTCAGTGACCACCGGAATCTTGCTTATTGAGGGAGCCGTCTACTGCTCCCACCCGCTGACAATTTTCATTGCGGGAGCCCTAGGCCTCGGCTTTTGGTGCTCTGCCTGCATGATTTGCCTACTTTTGGTGCTCAATCGAGTCCTGGATATCCTCTTTCCCACATTGGTCAAGAAATACTTCTCCGGCTCCAGAACCACTATGGTACTCATGATTCCTGTTTGCTATGGCTTGTACTTTGCATTCTTCACGCCTCCATTGTTGTTCACCTCGAAATATCAAGCATGGTTCTTTGACCCGTTTATCTATGAAA ACAAAACCCTTGAGtaccaaaattttccacatACCGCCAACAATTTGTTCATCGTTGTCGCCACTTGTGCACTCTATGGATACTTCTGCGCGGCTATTGCAAAGCAATTCCGGAAAAGAGTAGAGTCTACCAACAAGAAATCACATACCCAG attttcctcCAATCCACTCTAATCTGTATGGTCAACTTCGTCGCCGCTATGATCTACGTCTACATGCAATTCTTCCCGGTTGCCGATTTTGTCATAGTCATCGGACACATCTCATGGCAGCTTGGTCACGGATGCCCTGCATTCATTTATCTGTTCATGAACACCACAATTCGCAGTGGAGTCTCTAAATTGTTCAGGATCAAG GGTGGCCGAGTCAACTCCAGAACCACAGCTACTGTAAGCGTCGTTGGAAAACCTGGAACTCATCAATCAATTTCGGCACACtag